A region from the Spirochaeta thermophila DSM 6192 genome encodes:
- a CDS encoding homocitrate synthase 2 has translation MRIGIVDTTLRDGEQAAGFAFSSEEKFLLARRLLDAGVDEVEVGFAAVGRAEKVAIRRIVDGLPPQRVLGWNRALPRDVLESLSLGLVRLHVSVPVSDILIRIRFGGDRGRVRSLLREAVLCAREKGGMVSVGAEDASRADLSFLVEIACVAEEVGAFRFRYADTTGTAAPWETYERISFLARHVKIPVELHMHNDLGLAVANTLSGIRAGASWVDTSICGMGERAGLCPLEEVVVAIRVLTEGETSVDPSRLPGLASLLERITGVRMPPWKSVVGENAFSHESGLHQKGVMRDPGTYEPFSPSLVGRVRRVLAGKHASREAFGEILASQGVRLPPPVEDLLFRIMKGEVGLEG, from the coding sequence ATGAGGATCGGCATTGTGGACACCACGCTGCGCGACGGAGAACAGGCGGCGGGGTTCGCCTTTTCCTCGGAGGAGAAGTTCCTCCTCGCGCGTCGCCTCCTCGACGCCGGTGTGGATGAGGTGGAGGTGGGCTTCGCGGCCGTGGGTCGCGCGGAAAAGGTGGCCATCCGTCGGATAGTGGATGGGCTCCCGCCGCAGCGGGTGTTGGGATGGAACAGAGCCCTTCCTCGTGACGTCCTCGAATCGCTCTCCCTGGGACTCGTCCGCCTGCACGTCTCGGTGCCGGTATCGGACATCCTCATACGGATACGATTCGGGGGAGACAGGGGGAGGGTCCGATCCCTCCTCCGGGAGGCCGTCCTGTGTGCGAGGGAGAAGGGGGGGATGGTCTCCGTGGGTGCAGAGGATGCCTCACGGGCGGATCTCTCCTTTCTCGTCGAGATCGCCTGCGTGGCCGAGGAGGTGGGGGCCTTCCGCTTCCGGTATGCGGATACCACAGGGACCGCCGCCCCATGGGAGACCTACGAACGGATATCGTTCCTCGCTCGGCACGTGAAGATCCCTGTGGAGCTCCACATGCACAACGATCTGGGCCTTGCGGTGGCCAATACCCTCTCCGGTATCAGGGCAGGGGCGTCATGGGTGGACACCTCGATCTGCGGGATGGGGGAGAGGGCAGGTCTCTGTCCATTGGAGGAGGTGGTCGTGGCGATCAGAGTCCTTACGGAAGGGGAGACCTCGGTGGATCCATCCCGCCTTCCAGGGCTTGCGTCTCTCCTGGAGAGGATCACCGGGGTGAGGATGCCGCCGTGGAAGTCCGTGGTGGGGGAGAACGCCTTTTCCCACGAGTCGGGGCTCCATCAGAAGGGGGTGATGAGGGATCCCGGCACCTACGAGCCCTTTTCCCCTTCCCTCGTGGGGAGGGTGAGGAGGGTCCTCGCCGGTAAGCACGCGAGCAGGGAAGCCTTCGGTGAGATCCTCGCCTCCCAGGGGGTGCGGCTTCCTCCCCCGGTGGAGGACCTCCTCTTCCGGATCATGAAAGGCGAGGTGGGACTGGAGGGGTAG
- a CDS encoding molybdate ABC transporter permease subunit has protein sequence MDRMMLMDTIVLSLKIASIATGISLLAGVVLAQVFAGKRQRGVILVEVCISVPMFLPPAVTGYFLLLLLGSHGPIGGVLERWLGVEIVFTQAAAVIAAVMVTVPIVFKSMKGHFESIEEDVLHAARMDGADEVLVLLLVKLPMAMRGLSSSVMLAFLRAMG, from the coding sequence ATGGATCGAATGATGCTCATGGATACCATAGTGCTCTCGCTCAAGATCGCCTCCATCGCGACGGGGATCTCACTCCTCGCAGGCGTTGTCCTCGCCCAGGTGTTTGCGGGAAAGCGGCAGAGAGGTGTGATACTCGTGGAGGTGTGCATATCGGTCCCCATGTTCCTCCCGCCTGCGGTGACGGGCTACTTCCTGCTCCTCCTGCTCGGATCCCACGGCCCGATCGGGGGAGTCCTCGAACGTTGGCTGGGTGTGGAGATCGTCTTCACCCAGGCCGCCGCGGTGATCGCTGCGGTGATGGTCACGGTTCCCATCGTGTTCAAGAGCATGAAGGGTCATTTCGAGTCCATAGAAGAGGATGTGCTCCACGCGGCCAGGATGGACGGGGCCGATGAGGTGCTCGTCTTATTACTGGTGAAGCTTCCCATGGCGATGAGAGGGCTTTCCTCTTCGGTGATGCTCGCCTTCCTCCGGGCCATGGGATAG
- the modA gene encoding molybdate ABC transporter substrate-binding protein translates to MRGRVATTLLVAALAVRGVSAESGGHVTIGAAAVFTDAVDELARSWEDRSGVAVRITIGSSGALRAQIMQGAPIDVFLMGNEEEARELVKTGHADERWVTPLCRNSLVVLVHTGHPVESPGSLACLLSPGMGRIAVPNLQTTASGKYLRRIFEHEGALYERVREKFFFAETVRQALLWFQMGNADAAIVFRSDVAGIEGVEVAHEILLVEGRPILQVCGLTRRGLASTRAKDLYAFLTGREAGQILSRHGFIVE, encoded by the coding sequence ATGCGTGGTCGAGTGGCGACGACCCTTCTCGTTGCAGCGCTGGCTGTACGAGGGGTTTCCGCGGAGTCCGGTGGTCACGTCACCATAGGTGCGGCGGCGGTCTTCACCGATGCAGTGGACGAACTTGCACGTTCCTGGGAGGACCGGTCGGGCGTGGCGGTGCGCATCACCATAGGATCGAGTGGTGCGCTCAGGGCCCAGATCATGCAAGGGGCACCCATCGACGTGTTCCTCATGGGAAACGAGGAGGAGGCGAGGGAACTGGTGAAGACCGGGCATGCGGATGAGCGATGGGTGACTCCCCTCTGCAGGAACAGCCTGGTGGTGCTGGTCCATACGGGCCACCCCGTGGAATCGCCGGGATCCCTCGCCTGTCTCCTCTCCCCTGGAATGGGAAGGATCGCCGTTCCCAACCTCCAGACGACTGCGAGCGGGAAGTACCTGCGTCGGATCTTCGAACACGAGGGGGCCCTGTACGAGAGGGTACGGGAGAAGTTCTTCTTCGCGGAGACCGTGCGACAGGCCCTCCTCTGGTTTCAGATGGGGAACGCCGATGCTGCGATCGTCTTCCGATCCGATGTGGCGGGGATCGAAGGCGTGGAAGTGGCTCACGAGATCCTCCTCGTCGAGGGCCGTCCCATACTCCAGGTCTGCGGACTCACCCGAAGGGGACTCGCCTCCACCCGGGCGAAGGATCTGTACGCCTTCCTCACCGGAAGGGAGGCGGGCCAGATCCTCTCCCGGCATGGATTCATCGTGGAGTGA
- a CDS encoding (2Fe-2S) ferredoxin domain-containing protein → MKRPERQILMCGGYRTGGGATGTCARRGSLPLAGYLQSAVEDRGMGDVVVTLTGCMNLCEKGPVVVIQPDNLWYGGIEGEEDIDEILDALLEGRTVERLLL, encoded by the coding sequence ATGAAACGACCCGAACGACAGATCCTTATGTGCGGAGGGTACCGGACAGGAGGGGGTGCGACGGGCACCTGTGCGAGGAGAGGATCGCTCCCGCTCGCAGGCTATCTGCAAAGCGCGGTGGAGGATCGGGGTATGGGGGATGTGGTGGTCACCCTCACCGGGTGCATGAACCTCTGTGAAAAAGGACCTGTGGTGGTGATCCAACCCGACAATCTCTGGTACGGCGGAATCGAGGGTGAAGAGGACATCGACGAGATACTGGACGCCCTCCTCGAGGGGAGGACGGTGGAACGACTGCTCCTATAG
- a CDS encoding radical SAM protein, producing MDTARHPCFDDEARSRYRRVHLPVAPRCNIQCHYCNRKFDCVNESRPGVTSGLLDPDEACEVVDLLKERFPDLTVVGIAGPGDPFANPDETLSTLRGVRSRHPDLLLCVATNGLALPEYVEELADLRVSHVTVTVNAVHPEVGERIYPWVRYERRVRGGREAARLLIDRQQEAIVSLKAKGLVVKVNTIVIPGVNDTHVREVAKETAAWGADIINPIPLYPVEGTRFAHIGEPDPRFMSELRRDVARILPVMSHCVRCRADALGFLGEEGSVMDLTKDHRVETRPPERIAVTTMEGMLINQHLGEAEEVYVYERGDQGYVFLERRETPERGGGEERWRLLSRIIGDCEVLLTSGVGGNPSRILGEAGISVVVSGGLIQEVLDEVFRHGVTSRVERPFWGCGPSCAGSGTGCGV from the coding sequence ATGGACACTGCACGACATCCCTGCTTCGACGATGAGGCGCGGAGCCGTTACAGGAGGGTACATCTTCCCGTGGCGCCTCGGTGCAACATCCAGTGCCACTACTGCAACCGGAAGTTCGACTGCGTGAACGAGTCTCGGCCCGGGGTGACGAGCGGGCTCCTCGACCCGGACGAGGCCTGCGAGGTGGTGGATCTCCTCAAGGAACGGTTTCCCGATCTCACGGTGGTGGGGATCGCCGGCCCCGGAGATCCGTTCGCAAACCCGGATGAGACCCTCTCGACACTCAGGGGTGTACGGAGCAGGCACCCGGACCTCCTCCTGTGTGTGGCGACCAACGGCCTCGCCCTTCCGGAGTATGTGGAAGAGCTCGCCGACCTCAGAGTCTCCCACGTCACGGTGACGGTGAATGCAGTGCACCCAGAGGTGGGGGAGCGGATCTATCCCTGGGTAAGGTACGAGCGACGGGTGAGGGGGGGAAGGGAGGCGGCCCGGCTCCTGATCGATCGGCAGCAGGAGGCCATCGTGTCGCTCAAGGCGAAGGGCCTGGTGGTGAAGGTGAACACCATCGTGATACCAGGGGTGAACGATACCCATGTGAGGGAGGTGGCGAAGGAGACGGCCGCATGGGGGGCGGACATCATCAATCCCATCCCGCTCTATCCCGTCGAAGGGACCAGGTTCGCACATATAGGTGAGCCCGATCCCCGATTCATGAGCGAACTCCGGAGGGATGTGGCTCGTATCCTGCCCGTGATGTCCCATTGCGTCAGATGCAGGGCGGACGCCCTGGGATTCCTGGGAGAGGAGGGTTCCGTGATGGATCTCACGAAGGATCACCGCGTGGAGACGCGACCACCCGAGAGGATCGCGGTCACCACCATGGAAGGGATGCTCATCAATCAGCATCTCGGCGAGGCCGAGGAAGTGTATGTGTACGAGCGTGGGGATCAGGGATATGTCTTCCTGGAACGGCGGGAGACCCCAGAGAGGGGCGGTGGGGAGGAGCGGTGGCGTCTCCTCTCTCGGATCATCGGGGACTGTGAAGTGCTCCTCACCTCGGGAGTGGGTGGGAACCCCTCCCGTATACTGGGTGAGGCGGGTATCAGTGTGGTGGTGTCGGGGGGACTCATTCAGGAGGTCCTCGACGAGGTGTTCAGGCATGGGGTCACCTCCCGGGTGGAACGTCCGTTCTGGGGGTGTGGTCCCTCGTGTGCCGGTTCCGGAACCGGCTGCGGTGTATGA
- a CDS encoding nitrogenase component 1 has product MEASYRPTVNPCAQCAPLGATLVYRGIERCFPLLHGAQGCATYIRRYLVGHFREPVDIASSSIHEDSVIFGGRDNFLTAVENVLQQYRPAVVGVATTCLAETIGEDVSMFVHEYRRRQGGDEGPVFVLAPTPSYRGTHQDGFLTAIQASLAALVPGEGGGGHPRTPYVNVLNTQLLSCEDLRFLKELFSQAGFTPIVFPDYSESLDGPAWTHYVGIPPGGTPLFLMRRMGSALCTVEMGVFHGDDSPGRMLEDVHGVPLVSTGVPVGVCATDEWIGALERIGTKALSERYRQVRGRVLDTYADGHKYVFGKRVMVYGEDELVYALARFCMEVGMIPAICATGRQTPGFRERLQVLGGDRDILVLSGASFDDMEMAAKDAGIDLLMGNSKGYKIARGLGVPLVRVGFPIHDRLGGHRIRILGYEGTLSLFERVVNALIEREQERSPYAYFTM; this is encoded by the coding sequence ATGGAAGCGTCCTATAGACCCACGGTGAATCCATGTGCGCAGTGTGCGCCCCTCGGCGCCACGCTGGTCTACAGGGGCATAGAGCGGTGTTTCCCCCTCTTGCACGGGGCCCAGGGGTGCGCCACCTACATCAGGCGGTATCTCGTGGGTCACTTCAGGGAACCCGTCGATATCGCGAGCTCCAGCATCCACGAGGACTCCGTGATCTTCGGCGGGAGGGACAACTTCCTCACCGCGGTGGAGAACGTGCTCCAGCAGTACAGGCCCGCCGTGGTGGGGGTGGCGACCACGTGCCTCGCCGAGACCATAGGGGAGGACGTGAGCATGTTCGTGCACGAATACCGGCGGCGGCAGGGAGGGGATGAGGGCCCGGTCTTCGTCCTGGCCCCCACCCCCAGCTATCGCGGTACCCATCAGGATGGGTTCCTCACCGCCATCCAGGCGAGTCTCGCGGCGCTCGTCCCCGGGGAAGGGGGTGGAGGACATCCTCGAACACCCTACGTCAATGTCCTCAACACCCAGCTTCTCTCCTGCGAGGACCTGCGGTTCCTCAAGGAACTCTTCTCGCAGGCGGGTTTCACCCCGATCGTGTTCCCCGATTATTCGGAGAGCCTCGATGGTCCTGCGTGGACGCACTACGTGGGTATCCCCCCAGGGGGGACACCCCTGTTCCTCATGAGGAGGATGGGGAGCGCCCTCTGTACCGTGGAGATGGGGGTATTCCACGGGGACGATTCCCCCGGAAGGATGCTCGAGGATGTCCATGGCGTACCCCTCGTCTCCACGGGAGTGCCCGTGGGGGTATGCGCCACCGACGAGTGGATCGGGGCTCTGGAGCGGATCGGAACGAAAGCCCTCTCCGAACGGTACCGGCAGGTGCGCGGCAGGGTCCTCGATACGTATGCGGACGGACACAAGTATGTCTTCGGGAAGCGGGTCATGGTCTACGGCGAGGATGAGCTCGTCTACGCCCTTGCGAGGTTCTGTATGGAGGTGGGGATGATCCCTGCGATATGCGCCACGGGGAGACAGACGCCGGGTTTCCGGGAGAGGCTCCAGGTTCTGGGAGGAGACCGGGACATCCTGGTACTGAGCGGTGCGAGTTTCGACGACATGGAGATGGCGGCGAAGGATGCGGGGATCGATCTGCTCATGGGGAACAGCAAGGGTTACAAGATCGCCAGAGGCCTGGGCGTCCCCCTCGTGAGGGTAGGGTTTCCAATCCACGACAGGCTGGGGGGACACCGGATACGGATATTGGGCTACGAGGGTACTCTCTCGCTCTTCGAGCGGGTGGTCAACGCCCTCATCGAGAGAGAGCAGGAGCGGAGCCCCTATGCCTACTTCACCATGTGA
- a CDS encoding nitrogenase component 1 — MNIIGEFNIAGETWLIRRYYEEMGIRVVSTITGDSSIEEIAQAGSAALNVVQCSGSTTLLAKKMEERYAIPFIRVSYFGVEDTAEALYQVARFFEPSAPGMLTRTRELVASKVSEVYAELERYRRDLEGSRAAIYVGGAFKAFSLIKALRLLGISTPVVGSQTGSREDYETIAGICEEGTVILDDSNPAELAHFLKEKDVHLLIGGVKERPLSYKLGVAFCDHNHERKLPLAGFEGMVNFAREVHASLMSPVWRLFREGVDHGSVL; from the coding sequence ATCAACATCATCGGAGAGTTCAACATTGCGGGGGAAACCTGGCTCATCCGCAGGTACTACGAGGAGATGGGGATACGGGTGGTCTCCACGATCACGGGCGACTCCTCCATAGAGGAGATCGCACAGGCCGGGAGCGCCGCCCTCAATGTGGTGCAGTGTTCCGGGTCCACCACTCTCCTCGCAAAGAAGATGGAGGAGCGTTACGCCATACCGTTCATCAGGGTGTCGTACTTCGGAGTGGAGGACACGGCCGAGGCCCTCTACCAGGTGGCGCGGTTCTTCGAACCCTCGGCACCGGGAATGCTCACCAGGACGCGAGAACTCGTGGCTTCGAAGGTCTCGGAGGTGTATGCCGAACTCGAACGGTACAGGCGAGACCTCGAGGGATCAAGGGCGGCGATCTATGTGGGTGGGGCCTTCAAGGCGTTTTCGCTCATCAAGGCCCTGCGTCTCCTCGGTATCTCCACCCCGGTGGTGGGATCCCAGACCGGAAGCCGGGAGGACTACGAGACCATCGCAGGTATCTGTGAAGAGGGTACCGTGATCCTCGACGACAGCAACCCGGCCGAGCTCGCCCACTTTCTCAAGGAGAAGGACGTGCACCTCCTCATAGGAGGGGTGAAGGAGCGTCCTCTCAGCTACAAGCTGGGGGTGGCCTTTTGTGACCACAACCACGAGAGGAAGCTGCCGCTCGCAGGGTTCGAGGGGATGGTGAACTTCGCGAGGGAGGTCCACGCATCCCTCATGTCTCCGGTGTGGCGCCTCTTCAGGGAGGGGGTCGATCATGGAAGCGTCCTATAG
- a CDS encoding nitrogenase component 1 translates to MSVCILKGREGQLYVKGGRTFDIVCDRPSLAGSVSQRACTFCGSRVVLYPIKDVLHVVHGPVGCASYTWDIRGALSSDVELHRYSFSTDLKESEVIHGGEKKLYRVLCELIDRFNPRAAFVYATCIVGVIGDDVDAVCRKVEREKGIPVYPVHSEGFKGTKKDGYRAACDVLFRIVSSGGSAPPFRAASTSSESSTLRGKPGSSAGTTRRWGYGWSPRSRATPP, encoded by the coding sequence ATGAGCGTGTGTATACTCAAGGGCAGGGAAGGTCAGCTCTATGTGAAGGGCGGGAGAACCTTCGATATCGTCTGCGACCGGCCGAGCCTCGCCGGGAGTGTGAGCCAGCGTGCCTGTACCTTCTGCGGATCGAGAGTGGTGCTCTATCCCATAAAGGACGTACTCCACGTGGTGCACGGGCCTGTGGGATGCGCCTCCTACACCTGGGACATCCGGGGGGCGCTCTCGAGCGATGTGGAGCTCCACCGGTACAGCTTTTCCACCGATCTCAAGGAGTCGGAGGTCATCCATGGGGGAGAGAAGAAACTCTATCGGGTCCTTTGCGAGCTCATCGATCGTTTCAACCCCCGGGCCGCCTTTGTCTACGCCACGTGCATCGTGGGGGTGATAGGGGATGACGTGGACGCGGTGTGCCGCAAGGTGGAACGAGAGAAAGGAATACCGGTCTATCCCGTGCACTCGGAGGGATTCAAGGGCACCAAGAAAGATGGATACCGGGCCGCCTGCGATGTGCTCTTCAGGATCGTCTCCTCGGGGGGGAGCGCCCCACCCTTCCGTGCAGCATCAACATCATCGGAGAGTTCAACATTGCGGGGGAAACCTGGCTCATCCGCAGGTACTACGAGGAGATGGGGATACGGGTGGTCTCCACGATCACGGGCGACTCCTCCATAG